TGCGAGTAGCACTCTATCGCATTGCGCGCCAAGAGATCGCACTGGAGCAGTTATTACAAGTTGCTCCTACAGATGCCGGGCGCTTTTGGCGACCATTTGCACCGACATTGGTGGAATCTAAAACAACATCCTGAGTTAGCAAGGGCAATGAAACAAATTGTTGCAAAAAACACACCAATACAGCTGGAGCCAATAGAAGCCTTTAAATTAAAAAGTATGGGTTTGGTCGATCTGGAAAATAATTATGTAATACCTAGATTTAATTTATATCGGCAATATTTCCGCGATCGCGCGGCTTCTCTGTAATCGAAATCTCATACATCTACATTTCATTGATGAACGCAGAACAAAACCCCGCTTATGAATATCAAGTTGGAGGCAATTTACCAAGTAATGCTCCCACTTATGTAGTGCGGCAAGCAGATCAAGACCTCTATGATGGCTTGAAAGCAGGGGAGTTTTGCTATGTGCTGAACTCGCGGCAAATGGGTAAGTCTAGCTTGCGAGTCCAAGTAATGCAACGACTAAAAGCTGAAGGTATTGCCTGTGCAGTAATTGACTTAACTAAAATTGGCAACCAACAAGTAACAGCAGATCAATGGTACGCCGGAATTGTCCGCATTTTTGTTAGGAGCTTTGATCTGTCGGAAAAGTTTAATTTGCGGAGTTGGTGGCGCAACAACGATCATCTTTCCCCAGTGCAGAGGTTAAGCGATTTTATCGAAGAGATACTGCTGGTAGAAATTGCTCAACCTATTGTCATTTTTATAGATGAAATTGATTGTGTTCTCAATCTGAAAAACATCGTTGGAACTGATGATTTTTTTGCTTTTATCCGCAACTGTTATAACCAACGTGCTGATCAACCACAATACAGACGTATTACGTTTACCCTCTTGGGAGTAGCAACACCTTCAGATTTAATAGAAGATAAAAAGCTCACGCCTTTTAATATTGGTAAAGCAGTTGAATTAAATGGCTTTACTTTAGAAGAAGCAAAACCACTAGGATATGGATTTGTAAACAAGATAGATAATCCACAGTTGGTATTAAAAGAAATTTTAGATTGGACAGGTGGGCAACCATTTCTCACTCAAAAAGTATGCCAACTTCTAGTGAACAATTTAGCTAATTCATTAAATATTTCAAGCTCATTAATAAACAAAATCAATATTCATGAGTGGGTAGAAAAGATCATAAATTACAAAATCATTAATAATTGGGAATTTCAAGATGAACCAGAACATTTACGTACAGTACGTGACCGGATTATGCGTAATCAAACTCAAGCAAATATGTTGCTAGGGTTGGTTCAAGAAATTTTAAATAAAGGAGAATTGTCTGGTAATGATAGTGATGAGCAAATAGAATTAAGATTATCTGGATTAGTAGTAAAACACGACAGTAATTTTAAAATTTATAATCGCATTTATCAGTCTATTTTTAATCAAGAATGGGTAAAGGAACAATTAGCTAAACAGCGCCCATACTCTGAAGCTTTTCAGGCTTGGTTGGATTCTAATTGTCAAGATGAATCGCGGCTTTTGCGAGGTAAAGCATTAGAAGATGCTTTAAATTGGAGAGAAGGCAAAAGTTTGAGCAATCAAGATTATGATTTTTTAACTGCTAGCCAAGAGCAACAACAACGCGATCTTCAAGAAAAACTGGCAGCAGCAAAAGTCGAAGAATATAAAGCTGGAATTAAAGCTCAAACGCAGAGAACTCGATTAGCGATCGCGTCTGCTGTTGTTGCAATAATGGCTATATTTGCTGGTTTTCAATGGAGAGAAGCTAAGATAGGACAGATACAAGCACTCACAACTTCCTCTAAGATTAAATTTACTACAAATCGATATTTATTTGATGGATTAATAGATGCCTTAAAAGCAGCAAGACTGCTCCAAGATTCTATCTTTGTTAAAAATAACCCTCAACTTCAGATGGAAGTGATGGAGATAGTGAGCAATGCAGTTTATGACGTTAGAGAAAGTAACCGTCTAGAAAAACATCAAGACCTAATTAGACGTGTTAAGTTTAATCCAAATGGTAAAAGCTTTGTGACAGCTAGCTATGATGATACTGCGAAGCTTTGGAAGTTAGGTGAGAAAGAACCTTTGACATTAAAAACCTATAAAAGTCATGTTGTTGATGTCAGCTTTAGTCCTAATGATCGGAGGATTGCTACTGCTAGCCGAGACGGAATTGTAGACATTTGGGATAGTGAAGGTAAGTATATTTCAACTTTTAAACATACTGTTGTCACTTCCAATAAAAATGAAGATATTCTCTGGAGCGTTAACTTTAGTCAAGATGGTCAGATAATTGCTACAACAGGTGGCGACACAACAATCAAGCTTTGGAAGCTAGATGGTAGTCTTTGGAAAACTTTAAAGGACGATACAAATGGGCATAAAAAAGAAGTCCGGAATGTTAGCTTCAGTCCTGATGGTCAAAAGATTGCCTCCGCTAGCCCTGATGGTACAGTTAAACTTTGGGACATCCAAGGTAATTTAATTGATACATTAAATGGTCATAAAGGAATATCAGTTTTAAATGTAAGTTTTAGCCCTAATGGTCAAACTATCGTTTCTACCAGTAGTGATAATACAGCTATTATTTGGGATGTAAACAAGAAAACTCAGCTAGCTCAACTGCAAGGGCATACAAAACCAGTGAAAAATGTTGCCTTCAGCCCCGATGGTAAAACTATTGCCACTTCTAGTGATGATGGAACTGTGAAATTATGGAGTAGCCGTAATTACCAAGTGCTAGACACTTTTGAAGGGCATAGAGGTCCCGTTAATGGTATTAGTTTCCACCCTCAAGGACATATTTTAGCATCTGGTGGTGATGACAAAACAGTTAGGCTTTGGCGTATAAATCCTTTGCGAATAACTTTGAATGAACATGATGCCATTTACAGCATTGATATTAATCCCAAGAAAGATATTATTGCGACTGGTAGCGGAGATGGAGTTATAAACCTATGGAATTTCCAAGGAGAACCACTAAAAACTATTAAAGCTCAGAAATTGGGTATCGCTAGCGTTACTTTTAGTCCAGATGGTAATACCATTGCTAGTAGTAGCCCAGATACGACTGTTAGGAGATTCAATTTACTAGGACAAGAACTAAATCCAACACTTAGAGGACATAAAGACTCTGTTAATAGTATTAGCTTTAGCCCTAATGGAGAAATTATTGCTTCTGCTAGTCTTGACAGAACTGTGAAACTTTGGAATAGAGAAGGAAAACCTTTGAAAAGTTTGCCAGGTAATACACAGTTTTTCAGTGTTAACTTTAGTCGAAATGGTGAGACCATTGCCGCAGCTGGGCGAGATAGAATAATTCAATTTTGGAAGCGTAATGGAAGTCCACTATATACCTGGAATGTAGATGAATCACTTCTTAATAAATCAACTTTAAATACAACTATTTATAAAGTTATATACAGTTCGACTGGAAGCACAATTATTACTTCTAGCGAAGATAATACTGTAAAGTTATTGAATCCAAATAGTGGTGTTATCAAATCTTTGAAAAGTCATACGGCTGGGGTTTGGGGATTGGATGTTAGCCGCAACGGTCAAATGATTGCTAGTGGTAGCGATGACCGTACTGTAAAAATATGGACTATGGATGGGAAATTGATTACAACTCTTACAGGTCACAAGGGTAGCGTAAACTCTGTTAAATTTACACCTGACAGTAAAAAGCTTGCTTCCGCCAGTTCTGATAAAAAAATTTTGGTGTGGGATGTACAAGATATGAATTTCGACAAATACATAGAGCATGGATGTAATTGGTTGAGTGATTATCTAAAAACTCATGACGAGCGAGATGATTTAAAAAATGTGTGCAAATAAAATAAAGAATAAATGCAAAAAATTAGTCTACATCTAATCAAATTAGCTAATAGTAAAGTTAGATTTATCTTAGGAATACATTTATGCTAAATCAACCTGAAAATCTTAATAAAAGCTATGATTGGAAGAGTAAAGGCTTAGGTTGGGTGCCTGATTATCCAGATTTACGCGACTATAATTTAGATGATGAGGATCTGAAAAATCAGCAACGCTTGAAAGTAGAAGAGACAACAGGTTGGATAGAAAATATTATCGGAGAAGTACTTCAATTATTAAATGAAGATGGAGAAAATCTCCAAAAAAGTAACATTAATGAACTAAAAAATAAAATCTTAGGCAATGTTATATTTAAAAAGGTAAGAGTTCATAAACTTTTGCGATATCCAGGTTTTTTGGAAGACAATGAAAAAACTGGTCAATTTAGTATTAATAAAGTTAAATATGACAGTATTTTATCGAGACAAGTTATTCAACTAAAAAAATATCTTGGTGTTTTATTGTTAACTAAATATTTAAACATCCCTAAAAAAATAAATTCAAAGTCTAATTATGATACTGATAAGAGTTTAGACCTTGAAAATCCATTGGATGTAATTCAGTGGATGAATGATGAAACTTATGATTTTCGTACAAAAGAAATTATTGAATTTTTTCAATGTTTAACAGATATTAAGCAAGATGGAATTGTTGGGCTTGAGACTTTTCTTCAGTTAAATGAATACTTGTTAAACCCTAAAAAAAGTAAATTAGTTGATGCAAATAATAAATGTAAAGATGATAATTCTAAAAGGAAGCCATTAAAAAGAATTAGATATTTTTCAGTTACTTCACTGATACCAGATAAGGCTTTAAATCAAATTATCTATAACTTATGTTTAAAAGTAAGTAAACAAATTTCACAAGAAATAAAAACTAAAAATTTTCTTGAAGAAGATTTCCTGAATAGTATTAAAGTAAACTCAGACTTTTTTCAAAAAGTTTTAGCAGAAATAAATACAGATACTAGTATTAAAAATAGTAATTGTTTATTAAGAATTTTAGAAGAAGGCTTAACTAAACCAGCTCAATCTACTAACGCTGTTAATAAAAATAAATCTGACATTAAATCTAATTTAGAATTTTTTAAAAATTCTCCCTTGTTTGATCCTTTGATTTCAATAGCTCTTAGAAGTATTTATCCACTAGCTCAACTCAGACACCAGACTATTGAAGAATTAATAGAGCAAGGGATTGATAACCTTGAAAATCTTATTAAACAAAAACCAGAAAATTTTAATGAACAGCAGAAGCCAAAGCTTGGATACTCCAATAATGAATTAGTTAAATACTCAATTCGTAAAATTTTGTATACACTTTACTATGAGATTCAATCGCTTGAGCAAGAAAATCAAGAAAGACAAATAAACAAGAAAGAATTTACAATGAATTTATTAATTCTTTTGTCCTATGTTTCTTTATCAAAAAATATTNNNATAAATTTGAGTATACACAAGAGGCTGTTAAAGAAATTGAAAAAGAAGTTGCTGTTATTGGAATCAGATGTTACAGTGCCACCTCGTTACAATCCTTTTGATAAGCAAGAACTGTTTGAAATTGTAACAGAGGAAAGTACTAAGGGTGTCAATAGTAATTCTTTTGTTAGCTTTACTCAGCAACAAGAAGAACTATTCCTATCTTTAAATTTATATATTCCCATATTCAGCAATAAAACTATTAAATATTTAGAAGAGCCGCAAGAAGACACAGATAAAGATAAAAAACCATTTTTTCAACTTCCTAGCGTAGTCGATTTGAGTTATTGGTTTTCTTCAGTGAAAGACCAAGGTTCTTTAAAATCGTGTACTGCATTTGCGGCTGTTTCATTATTAGAGTACTTTGCCAACAAAAACTCTAAAGATAAAATTGAACCGTCTCCTATGTTTCTCTACAAAGCTGCACGTAACAAAATGAAAGTTAAAGGAGATGTAGGTTCGTCAATCAGAGAGACGATGAAAGCATTAGCTTTATTCGGAGTTCCACCAGAAGATTATTGGCCTTATGATGAAAATCAAGTAGATGAAGAACCACTACCATACTGCTATGCTTATGCTCAGAATTACAAAACGCTCAAGTATTTTCTTTTAGATTATGCAGGTATTACTCCAGAAACGCTTTTATTTCAAATAAAAGCAGTTCTGTCCGCAGGTTTCCCTTGTATTTTTGGACTTACGCTTTATAGCTCTATCTACAAAAGCTCAAACGAAAAAGGTCACATTCCGTTTCCAAATTATCAAGAAGATAAGATTGTTGGCGGACATACACTTGTAGCAGTTGGTTATGATGATTTTCAGTTTGTTAAATGTGCTAATAGTCAGCAATATTCAAAAGGTGCATTTTTAGTTAGGAATTCTTGGGGAACTGAATGGGGTGTAGAAGGTTACGGGTGGCTTCCTTACGATTATGTATTAGCTGGATTAACCTCTGCTTGGTGGTCGTTGCTCAAGTCAGAATGGTTTAACGAGAATAATTTTGGTTTTTCAGGTACAGGTGGTGAAGGAGTACCAGGTAGTACAGGTACATAAATGTTGATAATTTAATGGTTGGGATCGCCTAACATAGATTTGGCGTTGCATAATGGCGGTATGAATCATACTGAAACTGGAACATCCCAAAACTTGAGATAGTGAAGTAGCAATCGAATCGAGTATTTCAGCATTTGTGCTGATTTGGAATAACATAGCGTTTTTCGATGCAATCGAGCGAGATAGTGGCGCAACCGGGTGTTTTCCCCCTCAACTCGTGTCATGTAAGTCTTGCTCACAATCTGAGTCGCCCTCTGGAATAAAGCCTGGATAGACCAACCATCCATCCGTGACATAGAAATAGCACTGCCAAGTACCTACAATATCCCATAACGGTCGAAAAGTTTCGGCGCTATGGTCGCCCAAAACCCACGCTAAAATACCTTGTGTGAAGTGGTTCACTGCTGTCCAAAGCCAAACTTTGTTTTTTTTGAGCCGACGAACGTTTCTAGTTCATCGAGTTCGCCAACTTCTGGAATTGTCTCTGGATCATAAACATCAGGTAGCAGTTCTCCTACAAGTTTTACCCAAGTAATCAATGTCGTGTGATGCACACCTTTGACCCGTTCAATGCCACGAAATCCCATACCATTAACGTACATTTTCAGGCATTCCCGTTTCACTTCATCACTGTATCCTTGAGGTGGTTCGTACCGATCAATAAATTGGCGATCGCAATTACAGCAAATGTGATTCTGTTTACCTCTTTTATTTCCGTTCTTACGGATATGAGACGACCCACAACGCGGACATTCCATCCAGTTTTACCTCAATTCATACCGCCATTATGCAACGCCATAGATTTTAATCAATGCTGTAGAGCGATGAATTATTTAGACAAAACGGCAGATTCTTTGTCATTGGAGTTTAGACTAATTTTGCTTACCAAACCACCAAACCCTTATCCAGAAAGGCTTTCCTAATTTATAGGCAAGTTTTAGATTCCCAAGTTTAAAATGCTTGTTACACAAGGGCTGTAGCCTGAAAAATAGAATTTAGTCTAAACTCCAGTCAAAAGTGAGCAAAAACAAATTGCGCTACCACTTGAGAATAAGTGCCTTATGCGATGCGTTGCAATAGCGCAGCCTCTTTGAGTAATCGAGTGTCGGAGCTAGCGTCAGAATTAGTAATAGCTAAACAGATATCACTATGAGTTGTGAACTTTGAATTAAAAAATTGCTTTAACTCAACACTCACAACTCATAACTTTCTAAGATTATTGCGCTCAGTAGTTGTGGGTGTGTGGTCGAGTACTTTGTCACTATGCCAGAAATCTCCGGGTTGTAAAGCCTTAGATAATTCCAGTAGTTGCCAAATACTTGCCGCACATAGTTTTTAGTTTCATCAAAGGGAATTTGTTCAACAAACTCATCTGGATCTTTTGTCGTTAGAGTTTGCAACCATTTGGAGACATTGCCGGGGCCAGCATTGTAACTAGCGATCGCCAGCAAGGAGTTATTGTTATATTGCTCATGGGTATGATCCAAATACCATGTACCCATCATGATGTTATCATTGGGATTTTCTAGACTTATTGTTTTGAAATCCACTTTGATTTGGGGCGCAATCCATTTAGCTGTACTCGGCAACACCTGCATTAAACCAGTAGCATCAGCAACAGACTTAATTTTTGGTTCAAACCGTGACTCTTGACGCATCAAAGCAGTTACTAGCAGAGGATTGAGTTGACGCTCAGTAGACCACTTTTCAATCTCTCGCTGATAGGGAAATGGATAACGCGCTTGCCAATAGGTGATTTGTTTACTTAGAGTCTGATATTGGGCAAGTTCGCCTGGTATTTCCCGGTCTTCTAATTTAGAAATTTTGTCAATTCCGATGAGATTTTCTCCTCTAGCCTGCCGCATCAACCCTTCAGTAAATTGCTCTGCTACCGTTGGCTGAATTTTGTTCTGAAATTCTGTTTGCCATTGTAACCAGGCATCGCGGTCTTGACCTAGCAGATACAATTCTTTGAAAGTATCAGAACCAGCAGGCGGTACTGGACGCCGGGGTGCGATTACTTCTGGGTTCATGACGCGCACGTTGTCAAAATTGCCGACATTTAGCCCCAACATTGTCGCGGCTCGCCATGCATAGTAAGAGTAGGGAAACTGGCTAACCACATATTCATAAGCAGTTTTAGATTCTTGCTGTTTCCCCAGTGCAGCCGCCCATTTACCTACCCAAAAGCCTGCTCTTGGAGCCAAAATGCTATTGGGGTTATTAGTGACAATTGGTTCTGCCCATTGCCAAGCACCAACGTAATCTTTGGCATTGGCTTTATCTTGGGCGATTTTCCAACGGTACTCTGCTGCTTCATTAGAGTTACCGTATTTACCTATGAGTAATTGCCACGCCGCGCTAGCTGATTTTTGATCCTTAAGAGTTTGGAGAGTTTTGGCTTTTTGTGCCAGCGCAGTACCAGCTTGTTTGGGAAATTTACTAATTACCTGGTCAAGATATGGTAAGCCGTCTTTAGGTGTTTTTGCGGTTTCTGCTAACCGCAGTAGTGCCGTCCCAGTTTCCTCACTATTGGGAAATTGCTGCACTAATTGTTTATAGGTAGCGATGGCTTTTTCTTTATCTTTGCCTCCCACCTGTAACCCGCGTGCAGTACGGTAAAGGTTGCGCGATGTTTTGGGTGCTTTGGCATAAGCATTCGCCGCTTTCAGAAATTGACTATTTTCCCAATAGCTAGTACCAATAAGTTCCCAGTCTTCAGGTTTGAGAGTATTTTGTTTTACTAACTGATCCAAAACGCCCACTATGCCTGGTTGATCGTAGGCATACTTAGCCAAAATCAATTGTAATTGTGGCTGATTGGGATTTTCTTGCAAGCGTTTGCGGATAATTTCCCAAGTTAGAGGATTGGAAGGAAATTGAGCGATCGCTGTTTCTTGTTGCTTTGGTTGAGCAATCAGATATAACGCTTTCACACTGGCCGCTTCTTTGGGATACTGTTTCAGCACCCTTTGCCTGAGATCCGAGGCTTTGCCGTCCTCGCCCAGCATATCCTCTGCCTGGGCTTGTTTGAGCAAAATGTAAGGCGCAAGGATGGGATAGTCTTTCTCTAGTCCTTGGAGTAAAACCAGAGCTTTTTGCCCTTGGGTTCTTTCAATATAATCACTCGCCAAAAGATAACGAGCGCGATTCCGATCAGGCGATCGCGATTCGGCAGCGATCGCTGCTAGTTTTGCCGCCCGTTCTGGCAGCGATTGCGATATCAGCGGGAAGACGGCTGATTGGGCAACACTACCGTCCGATGTTTGCTCTGCTTGATTCTGACTCAGTTTGAGCCATTTCCCCAGAGACTTGCCAATCTCAGGTGCTGATACCATTGCCCCAGTCAAAAAGGCAAACAGTGCTGCACCCGCAATTATCGAAATTTGCTTTTTCTGTAGTTTCTTCAGCATGAATACCCGCTGAAAAGTTTCGGTGAATTTCTTGAAACTCTAACACTCCTAACCATCAGTGTTACCAATTTTTAATTTTAGATTTTTAATTTTATGTAGAAAAATACTAATTTTCAATCCTATAGTTGGTAGTATTGAGTAGATAGCACATATTAGATACTATTACATCTATCTTAGGTATATCTTAAAGATCCTAAGAGATAGCTCTTCTACTGGGGATTCGCCTCCTACTGATTTGGGGCCACTAACTCTCGTACCCTGCAAGAAGCTGACGCTACAAATCTAAAACTCTTCTCTCGATAGATAAAATTTACCGCCACTATTTGGGCGTTTTTCCTGACAACTTAGTTTTGTAATGGCGTGGCAAGCTTAAAATGATGCATCAAATGTAGGTTGGGTTGAGGAACGAAACCCAACCTACAAATTTTTTTGCTAATGTGGAACAGGTTTTTCGTGTGTGTACACTGTAGCCGAAACAGTCAGAGGAATGGAAGCGGGGTTTTTTTAAATCCCCTCCCTATTCATTACATTCTGAATTCTGAATTCTGAATTCTGAATTCTCATTTAAGTTTTTCGTGAGCAGCCAAAATAATTTTTTCAGTTTCTTCCCAGCTAATACATTTATCAGTTACAGAAACACCATATTTTAATTCTTCTTGTTTACCAGTAATTGGTTGACTACCTTCATACAAATGCGATTCCAGCATCATGCCAACAATTGATGTATTACCATCCACTATTTGCTGAATAATATTTTCTAAGACAGCACCTTGTAATTTATAATCTTTATTAGTATTGCCGTGGCTACAGTCGATTACAATTCTCGGTGGTAAATTTGCCTGTTTTAATTTCTCTTCTACCAGTTTGACATTTGCTGGATCGAAGTTGGGTTGACTACCACCCCTTAAAATTACGTGACCATAGCCATTACCTTTAGTTTGAAAGACACTGACCTGTCCGTTTTGATTAATTCCCAGAAAATTATGCGGATTTCCAGCAGATTGTAGGGCATTCAAGGCTACTTGAATATTGCCATCAGTACCGTTTTTAAAACCCACAGGCATCGAAAGCCCACTGGCCATTTCGCGGTGAGTTTGTGATTCAGTAGTGCGTGCGCCGATGGCAGACCATGTAATCAGTTCACTGATGTATTGAGGGATGATTGGATCTAATGCTTCTGTGCCAGCAGGTAATCCCAACTCTGTAATTGTTAATAGTAGCTCCCGTGCAATTAATAAACCTTTCTCTACATGGAAAGAATCATCCATATCTGGATCGTTAATTAAACCTTTCCAGCCTACAGTTGTTCTGGGTTTTTCAAAATACACTCGCATAATTAATAGCAAGTTATCCTTGACTCGCTCGGACAATATTTTCAATCTCTCAGAATATTCGAGCGCTGCTTTTGGGTCGTGGATTGAGCATGGGCCAACTACTATAAATTTCCTGCGATCCTTAAAATCCAGGATATCTTTTATTTCCTGTCTATATGCTAAAACTCTTTGTTCAGCTAATTGTGTTAAAGGTAATTTTGACTTGACTTCATTGGGGGTTAATAAAATGCGATCGTTCTCAATGTTAGCGTTGTCGATATTACTATTAAGTAATTTGTTGTGCATGGGGATGCTCTGACAATTTTATATACGCACTTCAACTCAGAAGTGTAACACAAACCCATGAAATTTTAAAATAGCTTATTTTTTAATTGACAAATTTCTAATTAAACTGTAGGTGAACTAAAATAATAACTGAAAAGGGGAAATATCTTTTCCCCTTTTCTTTGCTATTAGACTACTGATTCAGTGGTAGTGTATATAATTACTGCCATACAAACACTTTTGCTTCATATGGTCCCAAGTCTGTGATGATCCCATCATCACCAGATTCGACATCATAATTACCTGTCCACTCATGCCATGTACCAGCGCTAGGAAAGTTAGGAACATGATAGCCAGCTAGAAAATCTCCTGAGAAATTTGCTATTACAACTACACGAGAACCTTCATCATTCCAACGAGTATAAGCTAATACTTTTGCTTCAGGATTTTCGTGGATAAAATCGATATTTTCTGTGTAGAGAGCATGATTGCTTTTACGCAGGTTAGTTAAGCCTTTGTATGATTCAAATAAACCACGATTTAGATCGTTACCTAACAGCGTCCAATCGATTTTGGATGATTCAGGTTGTTTAGGTTTATACTCACCAAATTCTTCTCCCATCCAAATCAAAGGCACACCAACAGCAGTCATTAGGATGGCTACTCCTAATTTGACCCGCCGAAATGCTTCTTCGTCAAAAATCTCACGGTTCCCCAGTTCAACCATGACATGATTATGGTCGTGGTTGGTGAGATAATTTACTACATTGGTAGCACCCAAAAAGCCTTGGCGCTTGCAGTCAATGACATCTTTGAGACGCTCCAAATCAAATGTATCACCGCAAATGTGTTCGAGAATGCAGTGATAAAAACTGTCATGCCAGCAACCATCCATTGGCCCATCTACATTGGTAATACTGGTAGTTTCAGGAATGTGTTCGGCAACGTTGTAAAAAGGCTTCATGCTAGCAGTTTTTTTGGCTTCCTGAACAATCCAGTGCATGAAATCGTAGTTAGCAATTTGCCGCGCTGCATCATAGCGAATACCATCAAGATGATATTCTGATATCCAAAAATGGATTACCTCACTAATAAATTTCCAGGCTGGCTTAATATCTAATTTTTCATCATAATGTTCATAATTAAACTCAGGCCCCCAGTTATTATCAGGGTCACGAGGATCGTGATGATACCAGTAATCGTGGTCAATTTGTGTTAAAGGAGCAGATGCTTCTGAGTGGTTATAAATCCCGTCAAGAATTACACGAATACCTTTAGCGTGACACTCATCAATCAAATTTTTTAACTCAGCAGTAGAACCATAACTAGATTCTGTTGCAAAGAAGTGGCGGGGATTATAACCCCAACTATAATCACCAGGATATTCTTTAAGTGGCATCAACTCAATAGCGTTGATTCCCAGTTCACACAAATAGTCTAACTTTTCAATGA
This portion of the Nostoc sp. GT001 genome encodes:
- a CDS encoding AAA-like domain-containing protein → MPGAFGDHLHRHWWNLKQHPELARAMKQIVAKNTPIQLEPIEAFKLKSMGLVDLENNYVIPRFNLYRQYFRDRAASL
- a CDS encoding AAA-like domain-containing protein, which gives rise to MNAEQNPAYEYQVGGNLPSNAPTYVVRQADQDLYDGLKAGEFCYVLNSRQMGKSSLRVQVMQRLKAEGIACAVIDLTKIGNQQVTADQWYAGIVRIFVRSFDLSEKFNLRSWWRNNDHLSPVQRLSDFIEEILLVEIAQPIVIFIDEIDCVLNLKNIVGTDDFFAFIRNCYNQRADQPQYRRITFTLLGVATPSDLIEDKKLTPFNIGKAVELNGFTLEEAKPLGYGFVNKIDNPQLVLKEILDWTGGQPFLTQKVCQLLVNNLANSLNISSSLINKINIHEWVEKIINYKIINNWEFQDEPEHLRTVRDRIMRNQTQANMLLGLVQEILNKGELSGNDSDEQIELRLSGLVVKHDSNFKIYNRIYQSIFNQEWVKEQLAKQRPYSEAFQAWLDSNCQDESRLLRGKALEDALNWREGKSLSNQDYDFLTASQEQQQRDLQEKLAAAKVEEYKAGIKAQTQRTRLAIASAVVAIMAIFAGFQWREAKIGQIQALTTSSKIKFTTNRYLFDGLIDALKAARLLQDSIFVKNNPQLQMEVMEIVSNAVYDVRESNRLEKHQDLIRRVKFNPNGKSFVTASYDDTAKLWKLGEKEPLTLKTYKSHVVDVSFSPNDRRIATASRDGIVDIWDSEGKYISTFKHTVVTSNKNEDILWSVNFSQDGQIIATTGGDTTIKLWKLDGSLWKTLKDDTNGHKKEVRNVSFSPDGQKIASASPDGTVKLWDIQGNLIDTLNGHKGISVLNVSFSPNGQTIVSTSSDNTAIIWDVNKKTQLAQLQGHTKPVKNVAFSPDGKTIATSSDDGTVKLWSSRNYQVLDTFEGHRGPVNGISFHPQGHILASGGDDKTVRLWRINPLRITLNEHDAIYSIDINPKKDIIATGSGDGVINLWNFQGEPLKTIKAQKLGIASVTFSPDGNTIASSSPDTTVRRFNLLGQELNPTLRGHKDSVNSISFSPNGEIIASASLDRTVKLWNREGKPLKSLPGNTQFFSVNFSRNGETIAAAGRDRIIQFWKRNGSPLYTWNVDESLLNKSTLNTTIYKVIYSSTGSTIITSSEDNTVKLLNPNSGVIKSLKSHTAGVWGLDVSRNGQMIASGSDDRTVKIWTMDGKLITTLTGHKGSVNSVKFTPDSKKLASASSDKKILVWDVQDMNFDKYIEHGCNWLSDYLKTHDERDDLKNVCK
- a CDS encoding C1 family peptidase, which produces MLNQPENLNKSYDWKSKGLGWVPDYPDLRDYNLDDEDLKNQQRLKVEETTGWIENIIGEVLQLLNEDGENLQKSNINELKNKILGNVIFKKVRVHKLLRYPGFLEDNEKTGQFSINKVKYDSILSRQVIQLKKYLGVLLLTKYLNIPKKINSKSNYDTDKSLDLENPLDVIQWMNDETYDFRTKEIIEFFQCLTDIKQDGIVGLETFLQLNEYLLNPKKSKLVDANNKCKDDNSKRKPLKRIRYFSVTSLIPDKALNQIIYNLCLKVSKQISQEIKTKNFLEEDFLNSIKVNSDFFQKVLAEINTDTSIKNSNCLLRILEEGLTKPAQSTNAVNKNKSDIKSNLEFFKNSPLFDPLISIALRSIYPLAQLRHQTIEELIEQGIDNLENLIKQKPENFNEQQKPKLGYSNNELVKYSIRKILYTLYYEIQSLEQENQERQINKKEFTMNLLILLSYVSLSKNIXINLSIHKRLLKKLKKKLLLLESDVTVPPRYNPFDKQELFEIVTEESTKGVNSNSFVSFTQQQEELFLSLNLYIPIFSNKTIKYLEEPQEDTDKDKKPFFQLPSVVDLSYWFSSVKDQGSLKSCTAFAAVSLLEYFANKNSKDKIEPSPMFLYKAARNKMKVKGDVGSSIRETMKALALFGVPPEDYWPYDENQVDEEPLPYCYAYAQNYKTLKYFLLDYAGITPETLLFQIKAVLSAGFPCIFGLTLYSSIYKSSNEKGHIPFPNYQEDKIVGGHTLVAVGYDDFQFVKCANSQQYSKGAFLVRNSWGTEWGVEGYGWLPYDYVLAGLTSAWWSLLKSEWFNENNFGFSGTGGEGVPGSTGT
- a CDS encoding transglycosylase SLT domain-containing protein, with amino-acid sequence MLKKLQKKQISIIAGAALFAFLTGAMVSAPEIGKSLGKWLKLSQNQAEQTSDGSVAQSAVFPLISQSLPERAAKLAAIAAESRSPDRNRARYLLASDYIERTQGQKALVLLQGLEKDYPILAPYILLKQAQAEDMLGEDGKASDLRQRVLKQYPKEAASVKALYLIAQPKQQETAIAQFPSNPLTWEIIRKRLQENPNQPQLQLILAKYAYDQPGIVGVLDQLVKQNTLKPEDWELIGTSYWENSQFLKAANAYAKAPKTSRNLYRTARGLQVGGKDKEKAIATYKQLVQQFPNSEETGTALLRLAETAKTPKDGLPYLDQVISKFPKQAGTALAQKAKTLQTLKDQKSASAAWQLLIGKYGNSNEAAEYRWKIAQDKANAKDYVGAWQWAEPIVTNNPNSILAPRAGFWVGKWAAALGKQQESKTAYEYVVSQFPYSYYAWRAATMLGLNVGNFDNVRVMNPEVIAPRRPVPPAGSDTFKELYLLGQDRDAWLQWQTEFQNKIQPTVAEQFTEGLMRQARGENLIGIDKISKLEDREIPGELAQYQTLSKQITYWQARYPFPYQREIEKWSTERQLNPLLVTALMRQESRFEPKIKSVADATGLMQVLPSTAKWIAPQIKVDFKTISLENPNDNIMMGTWYLDHTHEQYNNNSLLAIASYNAGPGNVSKWLQTLTTKDPDEFVEQIPFDETKNYVRQVFGNYWNYLRLYNPEISGIVTKYSTTHPQLLSAIILESYEL